The Streptomyces achromogenes DNA segment GGCCGCCGAACCGCTGCAGCACCCCGGTCCGGTGCGCCAGCCGTACGGTGACGTCGCGCAGGGCGAGCTCGTGGCGCCGCTTGAACAGCCCCCAGCCGGTCTGCTTGGCGGTGGTCAGCACGATGCGCTCCGCGGCCAGGCGTCGGTCGCTGTCGTAGGTGTCGAGGATGCCCGGTTCGAAGGCGCCCCGGACCACGCCGGCCAGCTTCCAGGCGAGGTTGACGGCGTCCTGGATGCCGGTGTTCATGCCCTGCGCGCCGGCGGCGCTGAACACGTGGGCGGCGTCGCCCGCGAGGAAGACCCGGCCCGCGCGCATGGTCTCCGCCACCCGGCGCCGGGCCCGGAAGATGGTGGACCAGTCGAGCTGGCCGACGACGCCGGGCCGCGGGGAACGCTCGTCCAGGAACCGCTGGAACAGCTCCGGCGGCGGCCCCTGCTCGCCCCGCCAGTCCGGCACGCTGATGGCGAGCCGGTACTGGCCGTCGCCGAAGGGGGCGATCCCCAGGGCGCCGGAGCGGGAGTAGCAGTACACCAGCGCGTGCTGGTCCAGGTCGCCGGCCACGGGACCGTCGCCGATCGCGAACAGCACGTCGTCGCCGGCGCCCAGCAGCTCGATCCCGGCGAAGCGGCGCACCGCGCTGTGCGCGCCGTCCGCGCCGATCACCCAGTCCGCCTCGATCCGCTCGGTGCGCCCGTCGGCCCGACGCACCTCCGCGACCGGCCGGGGCCCCGAGGTGTCGAGCCCGGTGAGGGAGCCGGACTCGATCTCGCCGCCGTACGCGGCCAGCCGGGTGCGGATCACCTCCTCCGTGGTGTCCTGCGGGACGACCACGCCGAAGGGGTACGGGGTGTCGGTGAGCCGGCTCATCTCGACGGCGCCGAGGTGCCGCTTGTCGGAGTAGTACTGCACCGAGTCCAGCCGGTTGCCCAGCTCGATCAGCGGCTCGGAGGCGCCGATGCGGCCGAGGAGTTCCAGGCTGCGCGGCCACACGACGCTGGCCCGGGAGTGCTGGGCGGGGCCGGCGGCCGAGTGGTCGACCAGCCGGACCGCGACGCCCTGCGCGAGCAGTTCGGTGGCGAGTACCAGGCCCACGGGGCCGGCGCCCACGACGAGGACGGGACGCCGCTCACCGGGGTCCTCGCGCTGGGGGAACGCCATGACAGTCCTTTCGACGAAGTTCAGCTAGGTGCGGAGAGGTTCAGCAAGTGCGAAGGGGTGGAGCGGAGTTCACCGCGAGGGGGGCGGGTGAAGTCCGCCGGGTCAGGTCCGCCGCACCACGGCGGCGCTCCACGTGAACCCGGCGCCCGCGCTCAGCACGGCCGCGTACGCGCCGCGTTCGAGGCGGTGCGGGCCGCTGTCCGAGGCCAGGGCGGCCAGGTTCGACAGCAGGTCGCCGGCGCCCAGGTGGCCGGTGTACTCGCCCAGGTCGGCGGTCGGCGCGTCGGTGACCTCGGCGACGGCGGGGCCGTACACGTCCCGTGCCGTGGCCCGGCCGAGCCGCGGCAGCAGCACGACGCTCAGCCGCTCCCCGCCGGAGCCGACGCCCGCCTCGGCCAGCGCGGCGGCCAGGACGGCCGTCGTCTCCCGGCGCAGCCGGCCGAGGAAGCGCGGCTTGCCCTGTTCGGCGAGAAACGCCTTCTTGGTCCGGCGGACGTCCACGACCGCACCGCGGGTGTGCGGCGCCGGGTGGAAGCCGTCGGTGTCCCGGTGGGCGCTCTCCAGCTCCGGCGCCGCCCGCGTGCACAGGGCGCGCAGGGCGAGCGTTCCCCTCGGGGCGGCCCCGGTGCCGACCACGGCCGCGGTGGCGCCGTCGCCGTACCAGACGCCGTAGTCGCCGCCCCACCGGTCGAAGCCCGGCGGTGCGAAGCGGTCGGCGGTGGTCACCAGGAGCGGACCGTCGCCGGGCCGCGCCACGAGCTGGTGCACCGCGGCGCGCAGGGCGGCGGCCGAGCCGTTGCACATCTGCTGGACGCCGGTCGGGACGGCCTTCAGCGCGCCGGCCCCGGCGGCCACGTAGTGGGCCGGAGACCAGAAGTCGTGGCCCTGGTAGTACGTCCAGGCGTGCAGAACGGCGGAGAGGTCCCCGGCGGGGACACCGGCCCGGGTCAGGGCGAGCCGGGCGGCGCGCACCGCCATGCGGGGGGCGGACAGGTCGGGGGAGACGGGCAGTTGCCCGTACCCCATGGCGTCCGCCTCCTCGGCGGTGACCCGGCCGGCGGCCAGCGCGTCCACCGTCTTCTCCGCGGTGGGCGGCAGCCACTCGGCGGGCGCGAGCCAGATGCCGTCGGGTGTGCCGTCGGGGGCGCGG contains these protein-coding regions:
- a CDS encoding FAD-dependent monooxygenase; protein product: MAFPQREDPGERRPVLVVGAGPVGLVLATELLAQGVAVRLVDHSAAGPAQHSRASVVWPRSLELLGRIGASEPLIELGNRLDSVQYYSDKRHLGAVEMSRLTDTPYPFGVVVPQDTTEEVIRTRLAAYGGEIESGSLTGLDTSGPRPVAEVRRADGRTERIEADWVIGADGAHSAVRRFAGIELLGAGDDVLFAIGDGPVAGDLDQHALVYCYSRSGALGIAPFGDGQYRLAISVPDWRGEQGPPPELFQRFLDERSPRPGVVGQLDWSTIFRARRRVAETMRAGRVFLAGDAAHVFSAAGAQGMNTGIQDAVNLAWKLAGVVRGAFEPGILDTYDSDRRLAAERIVLTTAKQTGWGLFKRRHELALRDVTVRLAHRTGVLQRFGGPLMAQHDVSYRPAESLRDTLPGLTRRIRVGDRLPVFAAHDDPQPGAERWPSIDPARLTLLLWAGDRQDSTWLAARASVSAAAPDGVPVRDISAWPGFTPLLGTAPRALVVRPDGHVAAIVPPEPTAVRTALRRAGSSFRAGHDIRAGGGLRAGSALRAGSAPEPAAEGTPDAGDTPGASVAATATAAGAAVPRTPAARLTALAAHAGRSGGHEPGELAS
- a CDS encoding 3-oxoacyl-ACP synthase, with amino-acid sequence MTSNGTPDRAPDGTPDGIWLAPAEWLPPTAEKTVDALAAGRVTAEEADAMGYGQLPVSPDLSAPRMAVRAARLALTRAGVPAGDLSAVLHAWTYYQGHDFWSPAHYVAAGAGALKAVPTGVQQMCNGSAAALRAAVHQLVARPGDGPLLVTTADRFAPPGFDRWGGDYGVWYGDGATAAVVGTGAAPRGTLALRALCTRAAPELESAHRDTDGFHPAPHTRGAVVDVRRTKKAFLAEQGKPRFLGRLRRETTAVLAAALAEAGVGSGGERLSVVLLPRLGRATARDVYGPAVAEVTDAPTADLGEYTGHLGAGDLLSNLAALASDSGPHRLERGAYAAVLSAGAGFTWSAAVVRRT